The Primulina tabacum isolate GXHZ01 chromosome 1, ASM2559414v2, whole genome shotgun sequence genome contains the following window.
aacTTGGTCGACAgttttctttaaataaaataaaatataattatatatggtgaaaaaattcatgttatTCCATGTGTTGCGTGATATTACATTATATAGCAATTTTAAACTACTAGTTAGAAAACGACGTCTTGGgttgaaaaattattacatttGAACAAGTCCATGGAATCGATTTAAAGTATttctttcttaaaaaaattagaccagtttttttttaataagttattcgaaatatttttaaattatataccAACTTATaattatcaaaatattaaaaaaacttaCGAACATTTTCTCGCATGAGTATGTCGCATATGATTTGTTCAGGGTGATTTATATGATTATCATGGTTTATAAGCTATAAAATTAGTAATTgaacatattaattaaaaaaaatttaacctaACAATTAAAGTTAAATAAACTTAACTTTATTCTCCAAGTTttaatatatcttatttgacAAATGATTTGCAAATAAATTCAAGCATTAATGTCTCTACCTAAATGGGCCCCTTCtcccaaaaagaaaaaaacattgCATAAAATTTGACTCCTCATGAAAAAATACGAAATTTTGACAAAATTCAACAGTAttgtattaattttttaaaaaaaaattacatgagAAATGAGTGATTTACATGAAATGTATATAATCCACAATCAATTTGcaaaatacaataaataatcaaaatggTCCACTGAGTTTcatataaataatcaaatttggaTTTTGGCCTTGTTAGTAAGTTTAGGTTTTGGTCTTGGTCTTGGGTTTTTTTCGTGGGAGATATCGACGTGAAGCCAAAATACTTAGGTTATATCCAAAAATCGTAATGTGTCCAACGTCACATCAACATTTCATGTATTAAAAAATGATCAAAAGCTAAAACACAATCTAACTTTTACGACAACAACCTAAATTTGAATATTTATCGACTGTGATCCGAAACAGGCAAATTCAGAAGTTAAAAATGATCATCTTAACTATTATCCccaaaggtaaaaacttgtgtgagacggtctcacgggtcgtatttgtaaTACGGAtcttatgaaaaaatattactttttatgctaagagtattacttttattgtgaatattagtaggattgactcgtctcatagGTTAAGATccgtgaaacggtctcacatgaTCAGACTCACTCCCAAAGCTTCTTTTGATTAGTAATTCAAGAGAAGGAAAATATGAGTGAGTTGGTCGAATGAAAATAAACGGTGATTAATTTTGCATGGAAAATTAAAGCTGGGGAGTATGACAATGCCGGCtgcataattattaattaatttatttcatcATAAAATATAATTGAATTATGAATATCAACGGACCACCCTGGTGCATTTCACTTTCTAACAACTATTTTTTCAGACTTTGATTAAATAGAGtagaaaattaaatatgaactcatttttcaaatttattatatatatataaaagcagacGATTAATGTTGTATTATACAAACAATACAATTTAAAAGGTTGAATGgctcaaaatttatattaaaaaatttcatgatatTAATAATTAGTTGTCATGTCTAGATTTTTATGTGTTGACGAATTTATAAATATGACGAAGTTATAAAAACTCATATAATTTGATATGTGTGCaatcaatttattaatataacGAGCAAGTCAGAAAGATTGATAAATAAAACCATCCGATTTAATTCGTTCTCAACAATCATGATCCTTCATTTTCATGAGGAGAAAATAGGCGTTTTTGAGCCAAATGCTCTGGAAATAATTGAGGTTACACATATATCGATCCATAGACCGCTTTAATGAACATTGACTTTGGGTATCGAATTTAGGAGTTTCCAAGATAAGACTTGCTTCCTTTTTTCAAGTATGGcaattgattttaatttaatattctttTTCACTTTCTAGTCTTTTTTTTCTCTCAACAATATATACATAAATAGGAATAAATAACATTTTTTGAcccttttctttaatttttttgtttttatgtcgttgtgtttgtaaaatttcaatcttaatttttatttttcaagttATTTTAGTTATATATTTTTCTGTGAATAGGTCTCATGTGTGATAGTCTCAATGATATTTTTCTATAAAACAGATTGAAATCATCCATATCTtgattgaaaaataatgaattttcATGGACCGGTAGGGCAAGAGAtttatttcacaaaattgaATCTTGATATGTTCTAATATGAATTTTAGTGTTTTTTCTTATGCATATGTTGGTTTGGCACGTGGACATTGCATAAACGACATGTCGAttaaaaaagactaaaatttgAGCACATAAATTAccaaaattaattttctcaCACAAACGAGTAGTCCGAACTTATTACACAAACGAACTTTTCGTTAAACTAACATTTCactttgtgattatttttagaTTAAACTTAGAAATAATAGATCACCCGATGGAGCATAGAATATCTCGTGTATAACCATTCCACGGTAGGATAATATATATGGAGTGGTTACATGACATATGCAAACATCTTCCAAATgtcctaaattatttatttaaggaaTACCCATATTccttatttaaatttatatactaTAGACAATCTCATTTACAATAGCACTACAAGAAATTCCCGTCTCTAATTCAAAATAGCGACCGATTATGGCCGTATTGACGATAAATTTAGAAATAACACGTAAActtattgtaacgaccatggTCTCATGCCCATGTATCATTACTGGTCATCGGCTTTAGGTTGGTTCAGCATGTGTCGTAGCTCATGCCAAGGCACCGTCACTCATTGAATATCTTACCACTGAGATTCTTAAAGTGTTGGTACCAATTGAGTTTCAGTGGTGAGATATTATATGAGTGACGATGCATGGATATGAACTGCGGCCTATGTTGGACCAACTTACCACTACAAAAGATAGAACTAACCTGAATGGTGAAGCAAGAAATCAAAAATTGGTTGAATAAAATAGATAGTCATGCATATTTCATTAtcattaataattatatatgattttttcaCACAAGAGTAGTATAGTCGTTTAGGGTTGGCAAAGCAATAATTTCAAGATAGTTGAATTAACGTAGGAAGTCAACAATATTAATTGAATACATTATCTGACGTTAATACCCACCTACGATGCTGGAATATTAAATGATAAAAGTGTAACAGCTTTCTTCGATGCAAATCCAACTAAAACAATTTGTTAATATTCAATCAACTTTAGAACAGACAACAATAGCTTTTTAATTATATGTGATTaatttttggtatatattatgatttatgaggaataaataaattagttaaaaatgttgaaaataattagTGATAACTATATAAAACAAGTCTCACTTTGGAAAAATTACGGATATTGTTCTCAATAAATTTGTCTTTTGTTTTGAAGTTTCTGAAAGGAAATTGTTGTTACCACAACAACAATATATTTGGATGCAATATTTCTTTCAAGTAAAACGACATCACGATAAAAACAAATACACATCAGTGTCACATCAAAAAAATGTCGATATATGCCAAAACATCAAATACAACGTACTCAAACTAAAATTTGACAATATGACCGAAATTACAAATATAtaaccaaaaatataatttcccaTCAACTTAATAATGTAcataatgaaaaaaatgattTGGCATTCAATAAATAGATATTGTGCGTATAAAATGGGGCACCTTTCTGCAGCTTAGGAGAGCTGAAACACGAACCAATTGATTGATATGTGGAACCAATCCACCCGCATTTAAATTTGCGAAACCAAGAGGACCTACCAAAGATCAGAAATATCCAAATGAAATTTGGCAAAACTTACGTAGTatcctactgatattcaaaataaaaagtaatattcttagcataaaaataatactttttcatggatgacccaaataagacacatctcacaaaatacgatccgtgagaccatctcacacaaatttttaccaaaCTTCACATATCCTCGCCTACCATGACATAAATATAAAATCGGTTTGCTAATTAATATTAACAAAATTTCCCGTCTCGTTATTAATCATATTGCCAACATTCGACGAGGCTATACAACTTATCGTTCAACAAGACTCCTCATAAGTGAGGTTCTGTTTCCAATAACAACGCCGATAATTCGAATTCTTGGAGAGAATAAATATTCATTTCAAATGCAGTGGCATAAAATACTGTGAAATATTTATGATCTAGCATGACAAACATTGATTGGAAAGCCCATGTTCAAGTGCATATATCAGCTCCCTTCTTTGTCTCCACGAAAACTCGTCTTGCTAAAAATTCCTATCCTGGGTCTTGGGGCTAAATCTTAGTTCAAACTTGGAGCGAATAAGAAAAACTATTCTTGGCACGTTTTCCGAAGCATGGCAACTTTCACTTGCTTTCATTCACTGCTTATCATTTATCTAGCAAACTCCTCTTGCTGCAAATTAATTAGGAGCACCAGAACTAGGATCATACATGCATCAAACTAGAGGTGACGCTCAAACCAAGAAACTTTAATAAAAGCAGCTTCAAGAGGCCGTGCATGTTGCTGCCATATTTCAAAACAGGTGGTGAAAGAATTTAATATAGCCAAAGACATTAGTCCTCATAAACAGAGTACTGATATTGTtggaaattttaattaaatttagagtttgaataaaaattgTGTCTCATGAATGTGGGATTATCTTTTGGttctccacattcttgagttaattgaagagttttggctcttcatattcttgagttaatgggaagattaattgagttaattaatcttgcatgactcttagtgtgcattttggggcttataaatagtgtgttcatttcctcatttcataCACATGAAAATTTTATCTCTTTCAAACACTCTCTTGCATTACATATTGTTATCTTTCCGTTTGGTCTCCgttaaatctcggtgataaagtaaaggtacgttttcagttcgccgtagtagtgtctcgtgctaagtcactcctggttgttccgttgtatcctgggaaacagacgtccgctgaaacctcgaagcacataccggagagggcgaatctgttttaaggaaactgtacaTGTTACAGGCCTCGGTTTGGTTTTGCTTTCTTTTACACAATAGTCATACTGTAAACATCACATTTGTTTCGGTTACTGCTTTATCACTACAAGTTCATTTCTACGCTATTGTTTTTAGCAAATTTTCTAACGGAAATAACTCTCTCTTGTCTGATGGAAGTGTGTAGACTGTAGAGTTACAATTGCCCCATCCAGATATAATGACCCTTGCACACAACTCGACTCCTAGCCGTGTTTGGGACATTCGGAACTTGACAAAATAATTGACAGCTTCGACGTTCATGATTCTATATGCATGCATATTTAAATTCAACTCAACTCAACTCAATCTAAAAATCATCATCTCCGGTTTATCTGGAGTTGAACAAAGTACAATACGCCGCAGCCGTTGCTAGGGATGCTTTTGCGGGTTTGATCAAGGATTTGGGGCTTAAGAAGTTGAAAGAGCAGAGGCTAGTATTTCACCATCTCAAATTATCTATTGCTGTGAAGTTGTTGATCTTCAAAAGAAAGATTTGCCTTTTAATTCCTATCTAGTTCACCGCAATAAAAAAATCCTTGCTTCATTTGATTGACAAGAAGTTCGTGTTGAGTATGCATGTGTATGGTATGTGGATGCGAAGCTCTCTTTCGAACTgattatttcatttttatttcgtTGGTATTGATTTGTCGTGTCTTGATTATACAGCTATGTTTTCTTGATTAATGTATGCATTTCACTGTCATGTTCTTCCCCTGGACCAGAATGAAAATGTCTGTGGGTTATTATGTGTGTATGTATTCCCATCGGTTTCAGTATGTCGTGTTTCccctttcattttttttaaaaaaattaaccttacactaaatgagattatttttttgaaaaaatgttGACTTgggttaaaaataaaatagccCGGTTTAAAATATTAGTTGATTGTGTTGGAAACTAACAAATTTAAGGAAATTATTATGTTTCCCTATAAAATATAATGATGCAAGTCATCTTTAAATGGAACAGATATTCAATTGTTATCTACTACAAGTCATCTTTAGATTGTTATTTGAAGTTATTTGAACTAATACATATATTTAGATGAAATAAAGTAACaatcaatatattttataataaatttaaattttactcGCGTTTTATcgtatgtttaaaaatattaacaaatGTAATGATTCTTTTAGCAATTCCCGGAGATATGTAGTTTTTGGCAACAATCGAGTCAttaacaaaattatataaacaAATGTTAATATCTCCAATTTATAAAACTAAATGTAAAGAAGTCTAAATATTCTTCCCCATTCAAAAAAATTGCATAcgattcaatttttttcttttttagctATCAAAATCAAAGGATGAATATTCAATTTTCGATTCAGGTTTTCAGAGTCAAATCGAATAGTGGTCGGGTCTATTTACCACGGATTCTGGACACCACATATGGAAAGGCCTGCTTACCAACTTCGTTGAATCGTCGAAAATAGTTTTCATCAATACCACAGAATAACAGCAAACATCCAAAAGAAATACGAGGTCATATCATCGTAGAATTCCCGAACATGTTGGGACAGTTTTCGAGTCCAAATGAAGTAAGACAGCTAAATCAGATAAACCCACAAAGTTTGAAGTTCAGAAATCACACAGTTCCACGACTTTTTCCCGACATTCATTCATTAGCTTCGAGGTCTATCCCTTCCGGGCTCCCTTGCATACTCTGCAGGATGGGGACTCCTGCTTCTGCTGCGGCTTGGGCTTCGTATCATAACTGGGGAATGGCCCCGACCTGGGCTTTGGCTGCGGCTTCTAGAGCCATAAGGTGAACGTCTAATCACTGGACTCCCGTTGAGGTTCCTTGGCCCATCATTTGGCGGAGAATGTTCCTGCACTGGAGAACGCGAGTATGATCGTCTCTCTCTACCACCCCTTTTCTCTCGGGGGGAATTGGACCTGCGAATATATATCATGCCAAGCAGCAAATAAATGAGTCGGTGGTATAGAAATAAGATCACAACTACTCATTTCCTGAGACAAATTAATAGATGGCAAAATAAAGCTATTTGGACATTGCAAGTCAGCTTAAAAAGGGTGGGTAGTATCATTCTTTCCTAGGTATAACTTTATAGATAATACAAGTAAAATACTATTGCCCTTTCTACCTCGAGTATTTTCTCCTAGGAGAGTAGTAACCACGACGAGATTGAGACCCTCCATGGTGTGTAGGTGGGGATGCAGAATACCGAGGCGAATGCGAGTAGCGTGGAGGTGATCTCCTTCGATCATAAACACGGCCCCTGCAACAGATCAACGGTGGTCAACACTAATTCAGATTAACAAAAGTCAATTTACTATGTACTAGGTAAAACTGCTTATTCGTATAAACTTAATGTATATGCCAATTAACTCTTAACCTGAGtcaaataaactttcaaatcaTAATCAACAATACCACATGTACATAGTTAAGAGCAAGGCATTTGCCCATACGTATCCCTTTAGGAAAATCCATTACATTATTGCTTCACTTCTATTTAGTATATCATACTCTGGTAGGAGTTAGGACCAACTACAAAAACATGTAGAAATTCCATTGTGGACACAGGAAAAATGGTCTATCCATGCACACGAATGCAACAGAAATTCCACTAGATATAATCTGTATCTTCACTAGAGTTATCTTCTCTCCTTAATATGTTCATAGGTCATTCTCGATATGAATGGCTCGCAATTGGCACATTATTAATGTAAGTTAtaaaatatcatcaaaacaGTGTCGTCGATGAACCATAAAATATGAGAGTTACAACGGAATGGATCAATATTTAAACTCAGACTGCTAGCTAACTCAAGCTTACAAGGGGGAAAACACCAAGAAGGATATTATAAAATAATCGTATAGTAATGTTAAAATCTTTCTGAAGTACACTGATACCATAAACCAACTTAAAGACGGCCAACCAATTAACCCAATGATCAACAGTACGGTTTTCAGAATTTCCATCCAGGGTTCAATAAACATCAGCCAGCAGTTAAGGACCcgggtaaattttttttataaaaaatgaaaagacaAAGCACATTGTGAAAAATAGAATCAGACTTTACCTTCCCCGTTCTCTGTGCCGCATTTCACCTGGCTTCTTTCGATTTTCCTCGGCAAAAACAACGGTCAGTTCCCGACCTTGCCAAAGCTGACCATCCATCTCATACTTAGCTTCCGAGGCATCAGCAGGGTCCACATATTGGACAAATCCAAAGCCACGAGGCTCACTGAAAACAAGAGTGAAAGAAAATAGAAAGTCAGTGTGCCACAGTTTTTGATGATTGAAGTAAACACAGGCAATCCAAAGCCTGAGTTACAGGTCTGATAAAGTGAAATATCCCAATCAGCAGATGCCAGTCAAAACCTTGGAGATTAAATTTTTTGGGACAGTTTTCGAGTCCTAAAAATGTCTACTGAAAACTGACGAGACAAAATGATAAAAGAACACACTAAAAAAATTATCTTTGTGAGAGAGGAAATATACAAATGAAGTGCATACCACCTACAAATCTCAAACATTTTTAGTCACAAATCAATTAATTGgttaaaaataaattgtaaaAGGCCTTCAAAGGCAAGTAGAGAACTTCAAGCGAgtggaaaattaaaaatcagTCAGTCAAGAGCACCTAAAAATATCTAAAATTCCTCGCCACGAATTAAATTACTTGTTCAAAATAATTAAGAGAATATGGATGACCGTGATATGCGAATAAGCAAGCACTAGCTCACCTTGTGAGTGATAATATAACATGACTCGAAATTCTTCTAGACTTGAAATCTTGATTTCTTCACATTGTATTCAAACCAGATTTCCCTTCAAATCTTCATTATCATATCATTTACATCACCTTCAAATCCTTACAACTTGATTGATGACAAGAGAACCCTTACAACTAGAATGTGTCAACAGAACTCTTACTACTTCATTGAAGTCTTCATAACTCTTAATTCACTgctaaatttcaaaaatctttAACAAAGATATCTATTTATGATAATAAATATGGAGAAAAAATTTgagtaaaagaaaatattagatAATTACAAATCTAGTTACGTTCAATCTACACCGAAGCTAACAAACAAAGTATAGGAAAATCACATAGGTACAAAGTCAGGTAATACACAATCGCTCACCCAGTGTGGTAATCCCTTGGCAAATAAATGTCCTTTAAAGGCCCAAATTGTCCAAATGGCCTTCTCAAGTCTTCTGGCCTGTTTATGGCAATGCAAACAATTAGTAGTACAGTAGTACCACAAGTTTACCATTCCAAGAGTAGCAAAAAACTTTCTTGTTAATTTGTTTACTCTCGCTTTTTTGTGTGTTGGGTCATGGGTGTGTTTGGGAAGGTGGTTTTGATGTAGACAAGAATATATAAACTAGGTAGAGCTCACCTGCAGTCACGGCGAAGGTTGCGGACTAAAAGACTTGTAGGAGCATCTCCTCTATCATGGCGTCCTCTGGGGCCAGGGCTCCTTCCTCTTCTACCATACTCTCTTTGTGGCGAAGGGGTGTAACTCCTCCCCCTCATTTTTGCTAACTATATCCTGGCCAACAAAAATACTGTTGGATGAAATAACACATAACTAATTAGTGGTAAATAAAGATAAAACCATGGAGGGAAATTTCTCTTTTGTGAACTATACTAATACCATGTAGAACAAAGAAAAAAGGGGTATGAACTAAGAGAATCAATAGCCAAATCTATCTCAAATTGCATGTTAGATTATTGATGATTGGATGTCAATCCTCTCCAGCACATGCATATAAAACCATACCTCATCAAAATTTCCCAAAAGTTTTTGCAAGTATGGAACATACTTCCAAAATTCTCTGTGCCTTCAGGATTTTGAAAGGGgaaaaaatcttaaaaacacAACAGGGAAACAAAATTAAAAGTGTTATGGGGAACAAATAGAATGATCAGCTAGAGCTAATACATATAAATAGCCATCATATAAGCTATCAAACGATTATAATCATCATTTCATTCTTCTGAACCCTTAAGTCACAAGATcccataattttttttgaaaaaaataaccaTGGAGGGATGTTTATCTAATATGAACCAAATTAATACTACATAGAACGAAGAAAAAAAGAGTTACGAAGCTTTGAACTAAGAAAACCAATCAGCCAAAGCTATCTCAAATAGCATGTGAGATTATTGATGATTGGATGTCAATCCTCTCCAGCCCGTACAAATAAAACCGTATTCATCAAATTTTTCCAAAGTTTTCGCAAGTATACATCGTATTTCAAAAATTCTTAACTGGAAGTGCGAAAACTAATACCTTCAGGATTTTTTAAgggaagaaaaaaatagaatcACAACAaggaaataaaatttaaaagtttgtGGGGAACAATTAGAACGATAAGCTAAAGCTACTACATGATAAATAGCAATCATATCAGCTATCAAACGATTATAATGATCATTTCATTATCCTGAACCCACAAGTCACGAACTCGTataaggttttttttttaaaaaaaacaagcaAGACTACAAACGCATCTGAAAAACGAACATCACAACTCCTACAGTGTAACAAATAAAGTAAAAAGAGAAATTTGAATTTCTGGTCTGCACTCAAATCACATAAGCACACACAGTTGATGAGAAAAATCTATAGCAAACCCTTCAACAACATTACAAGACAATCATGGAGTGAAGCAAAACTCAAAAAGCAACGTTTTATAGGTACACCTTAAAACGATCAAAGAAAACACAGTCATCTTAATGACAAGCCCTGATCCCATCATATAACCAAAAGCGTGGATTATATTGACTAAAAATGTGAAAAATTTACCTCAAAATTTACCgcaaaacaaaatatttctcGAGTTCTTCACACGAGAGAGGAGAGGGCGGCGTAGGGAATAAGACGAAAGGGCTCCGTTTAGGGTTGAACTGAGCGATGCGCATCGGCAAATGTCGCTAGGGTTAGTCATTTATAGCATTTCTTCGGATTGaataataaattttctttttctttttttaaaaatgcggtagaataataaattttcttttccttttccttttccttttctttttctttttctttttttattatttataattactcgTAAATAAAGATAAAATGTGAGGATAAATTTTTGGAGTTCAACTACACtctttataaaaaataaaaaataaaatttattgcCTTTTATTTTTATGTCCTTTTCTATAGTTGTTTTTATTTGAAAGACGGGAGTTATATGACGTACTTGCCTACCAATGTTTTTGTCTTGTATATTTAGCAATGTGTATGTTTTTATACAGGTTAAGAAAATTATTggaaaaagtaatttttttaaaaaaaaatatcgttTTATCTCTTATTTATGATAAATTTGATTTAGGGAAAAAGTTATTCAATTTTTctcaattcaaattattttttttaaaaaaaataaactattATCTCGGCTACTCTTAGCTCGatcattttatatgtttatttcgATAAAACGAGTTTTCGAAAATGTATCTGAAGAGATAATGTTCTGTTCTTtaaaaaaacgtgaaatttagTTAAATTTCCAAATTGTACGAGTTTTGCAATTAGTAATTTTTTCATAGTGTATagagttttttaaaattttggatatatattatattatgctATGATATTATGGAATATTagtatattttttttctatggAACCCCGAATTCTACAAAatagaatattttttaaaatgtataagATATGTTAAAccaaaaatattaagtttgttaGTTTAAAATCATCTTACTttctaatataaaataatataatatagattaatatattaaatattggGTGAAAGTAGATTTGGCTCCACCCCTAGATAAAATTGGTTTGATGGTTGCATTGAATTGATTTTAATGTGAGTGTGCCCCGGATGAGGTGGTCTCCGAGTATCGAACCTAGATATCTGGTTAATATCAATACTCTTGACTGATACagaaactaaaataaaaatgtCTAGAGATTATTTGCACGGTCAAAATTCTAATAATGTGCGTTGTTTGGTGTAATAATTGTAcctacttggtagagcgatcgaaccgtggtgcttgagttgttgtgcagtttaaaagatttgagttgcaccattaccactagctatagcttttggtaaagcgataagcactcggtcctacatgCGTGGAACGAGACTATGAAATACGTATTTTGTTTATATTAACTCGACGCTTTTAGAGATGTTTCAGTCTTCATCTTGTCGAAATGTTTGCACTAAGAAATGAATTAATATTCCAGGTCAGCTCGATTTTCGAATTGGATTATTGAATCAGATACTAACATGGTAGTCAATACCACACATAATTATTTGCTTTTTTCAATGGACGACTCGGTCGATGTAGAAACCCGAAACTAGTACAATCTTTCAGGTGATGCAATCATCCAACATTGCCCCAGGCTAGTAAATCAAGTTGCACATGTTGTAGCCTATCTGGGATCGAATGTAATGTGGAATTTCCAAAAGTCATTCCTATTTTGTAACTAAATTTGTACACTGTGACTTATTATCATAAACATAGTTATCAGTTTCTCGTGATGTAACACTCATTTAACACCCTTTCTCCATTGTGAATGGACGTTATAACGTCCACTCACAAGAGAGAGAAAATGGGGCGTTCATATGTTTGAACGCCCCTCTGTTCgcttatcttttaaaaaaaatttgacatttagcgacggtttttcaaaaaccgtcgctatttacgACAGATTTTTACAAACCGTCGCTGAACGCGGGTCCCACACACGTGATGATGTTtccttatttaattttatttaatgtattggtttaaatttcaaatttttatttttcaaaaaga
Protein-coding sequences here:
- the LOC142550688 gene encoding serine/arginine-rich SC35-like splicing factor SCL30A — encoded protein: MRGRSYTPSPQREYGRRGRSPGPRGRHDRGDAPTSLLVRNLRRDCRPEDLRRPFGQFGPLKDIYLPRDYHTGEPRGFGFVQYVDPADASEAKYEMDGQLWQGRELTVVFAEENRKKPGEMRHRERGRGRVYDRRRSPPRYSHSPRYSASPPTHHGGSQSRRGYYSPRRKYSRSNSPREKRGGRERRSYSRSPVQEHSPPNDGPRNLNGSPVIRRSPYGSRSRSQSPGRGHSPVMIRSPSRSRSRSPHPAEYAREPGRDRPRS